The region TCGATCGCCTGGACGGGCTGGTGGTGGCTATTGCCTCCATCCTTACCTTGACCCTGTTTGTGATCAATGTGCTTCAGGGGGAATCCCTACCTTCGGTCTACCTTTTCGCCTCTCTGGCCGGGGCAGAGCTGGCTTTCTTGAGGTATAACTTTTATCCGGCGGCTCTGCCTTTGGGCGAGACCGGAGGCATGACCCTGGGGCTTCTATTAGGAGGCCTGACCATTCTGGGGGTCTCCAAGGCAACTACCCTGCTTATCCTAATTGTTCCCTGGTTTATATTGGGCATACCTGTCGCCCTGGTAGCCGCCCCTATTCTGTATGTTTATCTAAAAGGAAGGGGAGAGGAGGGGCTATTCAGCCGGGGAGGGTTGGTCGGTGGGCTGACTACCCCTCAAACTGTCTTCCTGGTCAGCTTTCTCTGTCTGGTCCTTTCGGTCCTCTCTACCGCCTTTATCCTCAAAAATACCCTTATATCCCAAATCTTGCTCCTCTCGGCCGGGCTTACGGCCTGGCTTCCTTTAAGGCCCTTCTTCCATAAAGCGCCTCCTCCAGCCCATTCAGCCTCCACCCCCCGCGTGCCTATCCTGGATGTGGCCATCGATCACGTAACTCAAAGCTCTGCCCTCATGAAGGTAAAAGAATTCATTTCCTCAAGAAGCCCTCATATGGTCTTTACGCCTAACTCCCTCATGATTCTTAAGGCCCAAAGCAACAGCCAACTAAAACAGACCCTGGCTAAGGCCCATTTGCTCATTCCGGACGGTATTGGTCTGCTCTGGGCCGCAGAATTTTATGGGACACCCCTTAGTCAAAGGGTGACCGGGATAGATCTTTTAAAAGATATCTGCCGGCTTTCAAGCCGAGAAGGCTACACCATCTCTTTGCTGGGAAGCACCTCGGAAGTGGTCAAAGAGGCGGCCTTAAATCTTTCCAGAGACTACCCTGGTCTAAAGGTGGTTAGCTTTCACCATGGTTATTTTGGAAGAAAAGACGAAGAGGGAATTATTGCCAAGATCAAACAATCCTCTCCGGATGTCCTCTTTGTGGGGCTGGGACTGGGACGGCAAGAAAGATGGATAGCAGAGCACCTTGAGATGCTTGGAGTTCCGGTTTGTATGGGGGTGGGAGGGAGCTTTGATGTCATCGCCGGTCGGCTCAAAAGGGCGCCGGGATGGATGATGAGGCACGGCCTGGAATGGCTTTATCGACTTTACTCTCAACCCTGGCGAATAAAACGGATCCTGGGTCTTCCCCGATTCGTACTGGCCGTTTTTATTCACAAGATTAAACTTAATGACTTAAAGACATAGGCTGAAGACTGAAGGCTGAAGGCTGAAGCCCAGTCATCTGCTCTCCGCATTTATTTCTAAAAGCCTTGTATCTATTCAGTTCTATTTTTGACAGGATGAACAGGATTGACAGGATTAAATTTATCCTGTTCATCATGATTACTACTTCTTCCTTTATTGGCTCATCCACCCAGACCATCTGGAATCGGCGCTCAAGGGCAGAATCCTTTTCAATATATTTTCTATATTCTGCGGTTGTGGTTGCACCGATATACTTTTATAGCACCTCTCGCAAACGCAGGCTTTAAAACGGATGTTCCGCCAGCATTTTAGGGCTAAGATATTTGAGGGCAAGGAGTTATGTTATATTTTTACTTTTAAATGTAGCCACTAAAAATTTAATATTTCTCAAAAAAGTACTTGACATAGTGA is a window of bacterium DNA encoding:
- a CDS encoding WecB/TagA/CpsF family glycosyltransferase, with product MKILPFFLMAALVVYGLAPLIKRLSKYCPLDAGLLIYLAFSLCVLIPPLEDIPRNPRAILVFFLKGMFASSLDPQIAGLLLGGGVITVAGLWVKRRPLSWKAKLGLQLIGAALVVGFGLKITFITNPLGGYIYLNHSVWPVTLAWLILVINAVSLIDRLDGLVVAIASILTLTLFVINVLQGESLPSVYLFASLAGAELAFLRYNFYPAALPLGETGGMTLGLLLGGLTILGVSKATTLLILIVPWFILGIPVALVAAPILYVYLKGRGEEGLFSRGGLVGGLTTPQTVFLVSFLCLVLSVLSTAFILKNTLISQILLLSAGLTAWLPLRPFFHKAPPPAHSASTPRVPILDVAIDHVTQSSALMKVKEFISSRSPHMVFTPNSLMILKAQSNSQLKQTLAKAHLLIPDGIGLLWAAEFYGTPLSQRVTGIDLLKDICRLSSREGYTISLLGSTSEVVKEAALNLSRDYPGLKVVSFHHGYFGRKDEEGIIAKIKQSSPDVLFVGLGLGRQERWIAEHLEMLGVPVCMGVGGSFDVIAGRLKRAPGWMMRHGLEWLYRLYSQPWRIKRILGLPRFVLAVFIHKIKLNDLKT